In Parus major isolate Abel chromosome 3, Parus_major1.1, whole genome shotgun sequence, the following are encoded in one genomic region:
- the HTR1B gene encoding 5-hydroxytryptamine receptor 1B, whose product MEPAGPCRAQLGSANDSYRNCSAEEVIYQDATPLSGKIVLAVVLALVTLATVLSNAFVIATVYQTRKLHTPANYLIASLAVTDLLVSILVMPISTMYTVTGKWTLGQIVCDIWLSSDITCCTASILHLCVIALDRYWAITDAVEYSTKRTPKRAAGMIALVWIFSICISMPPLFWRQAKAEEVSNCVVNTDHVLYTVYSTVGAFYFPTLLLIALYGRIYVEARSRILKQTPKKAGKRLTRAQLITDSPGSTSSVTSINSKAPEGSSETGSPVYMNQVKVKVSDALLEKKKLTAARERKATKTLGIILGAFIVCWLPFFIISLVMPICKDACWFHMAIFDFFTWLGYLNSLINPVIYTMSNEDFKQAFHKLIRFRCTG is encoded by the coding sequence ATGGAGCCGGCCGGCCCCTGCCGGGCGCAGTTGGGCTCCGCCAACGACTCTTACCGAAACTGTAGCGCCGAGGAAGTGATTTACCAAGATGCCACCCCCCTCTCCGGGAAGATCGTGCTCGCCGTCGTCCTGGCGCTGGTCACCCTGGCCACGGTGCTTTCCAACGCCTTTGTCATCGCCACGGTCTACCAGACGAGGAAACTCCACACTCCGGCCAACTATCTGATCGCCTCGTTGGCCGTCACCGACCTCCTCGTCTCCATCCTTGTCATGCCCATCAGCACCATGTACACTGTGACCGGCAAGTGGACGCTGGGTCAGATCGTCTGCGATATCTGGCTGTCCTCGGACATCACCTGTTGCACGGCGTCCATCCTGCACCTCTGTGTCATCGCCCTGGACCGCTACTGGGCGATCACCGACGCCGTCGAGTACTCTACGAAACGGACTCCCAAGCGGGCAGCGGGCATGATCGCACTGGTATGGATCTTCTCCATCTGCATCTCCATGCCCCCTTTGTTTTGGCGGCAGGCGAAGGCCGAGGAAGTATCTAACTGTGTGGTGAACACGGACCACGTCCTGTACACCGTGTACTCCACAGTAGGAGCCTTCTACTTCCCCACTCTGCTGCTGATAGCCCTCTACGGGAGGATCTACGTGGAAGCCAGGTCGCGGATTTTGAAGCAGACGCCAAAGAAAGCAGGTAAAAGACTAACGCGGGCACAGTTAATTACAGACTCCCCGGGGTCGACCTCTTCCGTCACGTCCATAAACTCCAAGGCTCCCGAGGGATCCAGCGAAACGGGCTCCCCCGTGTACATGAACCAGGTGAAGGTGAAGGTCTCGGACGCCctgctggagaaaaagaagctgaCGGCCGCTAGAGAGCGGAAAGCTACAAAGACTTTAGGGATTATTTTAGGAGCCTTCATCGTGTGTTGGCTGCCCTTTTTCATCATCAGCTTGGTGATGCCTATTTGCAAGGACGCTTGCTGGTTCCACATGGCCATCTTTGACTTTTTCACGTGGCTTGGATATCTCAACTCCCTCATCAACCCCGTCATCTATACTATGTCTAACGAAGACTTCAAGCAAGCTTTCCACAAACTCATACGTTTCCGATGCACAGGCTGA